A stretch of Sulfurimonas xiamenensis DNA encodes these proteins:
- a CDS encoding D-hexose-6-phosphate mutarotase, translating into MITHKKLPNGFEYIEVKNGVAEAKIALQGAHLFHYARVGKEPILWLSEVSDFEKGKAIRGGVPICWPWFGFNKDKALPQHGFARISMWEFVCSNELDEKTTVLTFKLTNSEKTLQIWHYKFELELRITISDKLTMELKTTNRDEKEFKITQALHTYFAVSHISDVAILGLDKKPYLNALTYKNEEQEGDITFNEEVDRVYQDVDDEIVLRDKNREIHIKNQGSSSVVVWNPWIEKTKRMSAMQENAYEYMLCIESANAFDDARAIKSQESHSLKAVIC; encoded by the coding sequence GTGATAACTCATAAAAAACTGCCAAACGGCTTTGAATATATTGAGGTGAAAAATGGAGTCGCAGAGGCAAAAATTGCCCTGCAGGGGGCACATCTGTTTCACTACGCAAGAGTAGGCAAAGAGCCGATTTTATGGCTTAGCGAAGTAAGTGATTTTGAGAAGGGCAAAGCAATCCGTGGCGGTGTTCCAATCTGCTGGCCGTGGTTTGGCTTCAATAAAGACAAAGCTCTGCCTCAGCATGGTTTTGCAAGAATCTCTATGTGGGAGTTTGTGTGTAGCAATGAGCTGGATGAGAAGACAACGGTTTTGACTTTTAAACTGACTAATAGTGAAAAAACACTTCAGATATGGCACTATAAATTTGAGCTGGAGCTGCGCATTACTATCTCAGATAAGCTGACAATGGAACTTAAAACGACAAATAGAGATGAAAAAGAGTTTAAGATTACACAAGCGCTTCATACTTACTTTGCTGTTTCGCATATATCTGATGTAGCTATCTTAGGTTTAGATAAAAAGCCATATTTGAATGCGCTGACATACAAAAATGAGGAGCAAGAGGGCGATATAACTTTCAATGAAGAGGTCGACAGAGTTTACCAAGATGTTGATGACGAAATTGTATTAAGAGACAAAAACAGAGAGATTCACATAAAAAATCAAGGTTCATCTTCTGTTGTTGTATGGAACCCGTGGATAGAAAAAACAAAGAGAATGAGTGCAATGCAAGAAAATGCTTATGAATATATGCTCTGCATAGAATCCGCGAATGCGTTTGATGATGCAAGAGCTATAAAATCTCAAGAGTCACATAGTTTAAAGGCTGTTATTTGCTAA
- a CDS encoding CTP synthase → MTKYIFVTGGVLSSLGKGITAASIGTLLKHSGKEVGMLKIDPYINVDPGTMSPLEHGEVFVTKDGAETDLDIGNYERFLDTSYLKSSNFTTGQVYSSVIERERAGGYLGQTIQVIPHIVGEIVKRIKEAGEGHEILVVELGGTVGDIEGLPFMEAIRQMKHDEEVTGTFFVHVTLIPYIKAAGELKSKPTQHSVQELRRIGITPQLIIARSENALPKTFKKKLAMSCDVNSDSVVEALDAASIYDIPLSFLRQNILKPISKALELGELNPDMEKWDSLVKKIVQPKNQITLGFVGKYLELKESYKSLTESLIHAGAHLDTRVDINWVDSEEVEEKGAEALLSDCDSILVAGGFGNRGVEGKIKAIEYARVNKIPYLGICLGMQLTLVEYARNVLGFEGANSVEFDENTPYPMIYLIDNFMDQSGNTQLRTHKSPMGGTMRLGEYPCETKEGSLLRKAYGGAKVIHERHRHRYEANPTYRKELEDAGMIVTGESNGLIEAVEIQGHPWFLGVQFHPEFTSRLQTPNPSILAFVEASLNISK, encoded by the coding sequence ATGACTAAATATATTTTTGTAACTGGTGGCGTTTTAAGCTCTCTTGGAAAAGGGATAACAGCAGCTAGTATTGGTACTTTACTTAAACACTCAGGCAAAGAAGTCGGTATGTTAAAAATAGATCCATATATAAATGTCGATCCTGGCACTATGAGCCCGCTTGAGCATGGTGAAGTTTTTGTTACAAAAGATGGAGCAGAAACAGATTTAGATATCGGAAACTATGAGAGATTTTTAGACACCTCTTATCTAAAATCGAGCAACTTCACTACAGGACAGGTATACTCATCGGTAATAGAGAGAGAGCGTGCCGGTGGATACCTTGGACAAACCATTCAAGTTATTCCTCATATTGTAGGAGAGATAGTCAAGCGTATCAAAGAAGCAGGAGAGGGTCATGAGATACTTGTTGTAGAACTTGGAGGAACTGTCGGGGATATCGAAGGTTTGCCTTTTATGGAAGCGATTCGCCAGATGAAACATGACGAAGAGGTTACAGGTACATTTTTTGTGCATGTAACTCTTATTCCTTACATCAAAGCTGCGGGTGAACTAAAAAGTAAACCTACACAACACTCTGTTCAAGAACTTCGCCGTATCGGTATTACTCCTCAACTTATAATTGCCAGAAGTGAAAATGCACTGCCTAAAACATTTAAGAAAAAACTTGCAATGAGCTGTGATGTAAACAGTGACAGTGTTGTTGAAGCACTTGATGCAGCTTCCATTTATGATATTCCTCTCTCATTTTTAAGACAAAATATATTAAAACCGATATCAAAAGCGTTAGAACTGGGTGAACTTAATCCTGACATGGAAAAATGGGACTCTTTAGTTAAAAAAATAGTACAACCGAAAAATCAAATAACTCTTGGATTTGTCGGAAAATATCTTGAGCTTAAAGAGTCATACAAATCTTTAACCGAATCTCTTATCCATGCAGGTGCTCATCTTGATACTCGTGTAGATATTAACTGGGTAGACAGTGAGGAGGTAGAAGAAAAGGGTGCGGAAGCACTTCTTAGCGATTGCGACTCCATTTTAGTTGCTGGAGGATTTGGAAACCGCGGTGTTGAAGGTAAAATCAAAGCTATCGAATATGCACGCGTAAATAAAATTCCATACCTTGGAATTTGTCTTGGAATGCAGCTAACACTTGTTGAGTATGCAAGAAATGTTCTTGGTTTTGAGGGTGCAAACTCCGTAGAGTTTGATGAAAACACACCTTATCCAATGATCTATCTTATTGACAATTTTATGGATCAAAGCGGAAATACGCAACTTAGAACCCACAAATCTCCGATGGGTGGAACAATGCGTCTTGGAGAGTATCCATGTGAAACAAAAGAGGGTTCTCTATTGCGCAAAGCTTACGGTGGAGCAAAAGTTATCCATGAGAGACACCGCCACAGATATGAGGCAAACCCTACATACAGAAAAGAGCTCGAAGATGCAGGAATGATAGTAACTGGGGAATCAAACGGACTTATTGAAGCAGTTGAAATTCAGGGTCATCCATGGTTTTTAGGCGTTCAGTTTCATCCTGAATTTACATCAAGACTTCAAACTCCAAACCCTTCAATTCTTGCATTTGTTGAAGCTAGTTTAAATATATCAAAATAA
- a CDS encoding cation:proton antiporter, with protein sequence MDSALLYIVVALGVSTVLNLFLKRFGISQIIGYIFTGTIMVYAFDLRYMNDSLTLEHIGEFGIVFLMFTIGLEISLAKMNSMKKEIFFNGFLQVGFTALIVYAISHYIFLLESISALILSLAFALSSTAVVLSYLKSSKEIHNPYGQRATGILIFQDIAVIPILILLGFLTSNGDQSVVNILRDTVISAVFVMGFMFIVGKRVMTWLLHFSASSEVDELFMGSVLFIVVSAALLASYAGFTYSLGAFVAGMIIAETKYHHKVESDIAPFKDILLGTFFIVVGMKIDVLFFIDNFWFIVGIFLLVLVLKTIITYLVLRISSSHVLSLKTALAISQVGEFSFVIFAVASMGGLLEKELESLFVLVVIFSMIVTPFFISKINRFVAYVTRFEYLGLDTSAFISRENHVIVCGYSTIGKFVAKNLDELGAPYVIIDNNPKHVHEALSAGKEAYLGDMSKLSLLEALNAESSAAVIVTLDNIEKKRAICEAVLKHTKDINLIVKVATLEDKENLQDLDITSIVDTKVEVGRLLVEKMSTCNMKY encoded by the coding sequence ATGGATTCTGCGCTTTTATACATAGTTGTGGCATTAGGTGTTTCAACGGTACTAAATCTATTTTTAAAACGCTTTGGTATTTCACAGATAATAGGTTATATCTTTACCGGTACTATAATGGTGTATGCCTTTGATTTAAGATATATGAATGATTCATTGACACTGGAACATATAGGTGAGTTTGGAATAGTTTTTTTAATGTTTACAATCGGACTTGAGATATCTTTGGCAAAAATGAACAGTATGAAAAAAGAGATATTTTTCAATGGGTTTTTGCAGGTAGGATTTACTGCACTTATTGTCTATGCAATTAGTCACTATATTTTTTTACTGGAATCTATCTCGGCCCTTATCCTATCTCTTGCATTTGCTCTCTCTTCCACGGCAGTTGTTCTAAGTTACCTAAAGAGCTCAAAAGAGATACACAACCCATACGGTCAGCGTGCTACTGGGATACTTATATTTCAAGATATTGCTGTTATTCCTATACTTATACTTTTGGGATTTTTAACCAGCAATGGCGACCAATCGGTAGTTAATATACTTAGGGACACAGTTATAAGTGCTGTTTTTGTTATGGGTTTTATGTTTATAGTGGGAAAAAGAGTAATGACATGGCTTCTGCATTTCTCAGCTTCTAGTGAAGTAGACGAACTTTTTATGGGCTCTGTTCTTTTTATAGTCGTATCAGCTGCACTTTTGGCCTCTTATGCGGGTTTTACATACTCTCTTGGGGCATTTGTCGCAGGAATGATTATAGCCGAGACAAAGTACCATCATAAGGTTGAATCGGACATTGCGCCTTTTAAAGATATACTTCTTGGAACATTCTTTATCGTCGTGGGAATGAAGATTGATGTTCTCTTTTTTATTGATAACTTCTGGTTTATTGTCGGCATTTTCCTGCTTGTTTTGGTTTTAAAAACAATCATTACTTATCTGGTTCTTCGTATCTCATCTTCGCATGTGCTCTCTTTAAAAACTGCTCTTGCAATTTCGCAAGTGGGAGAGTTCTCTTTTGTTATCTTTGCGGTTGCAAGCATGGGCGGTCTTTTGGAGAAAGAGCTTGAGTCGCTCTTTGTTCTTGTGGTTATTTTCTCTATGATAGTGACCCCGTTTTTTATCTCAAAAATCAATCGATTTGTTGCCTATGTTACCCGTTTTGAATACCTCGGGCTTGATACCTCCGCCTTTATATCCAGAGAGAACCATGTGATCGTGTGCGGCTACAGTACTATCGGTAAATTTGTTGCCAAAAACCTTGATGAACTTGGCGCTCCTTATGTTATCATAGATAATAATCCAAAACATGTTCATGAAGCCCTCTCTGCCGGAAAAGAGGCATATTTGGGAGATATGTCAAAGCTCTCGCTTTTAGAAGCGCTAAATGCAGAGAGTTCGGCGGCGGTTATCGTAACATTAGATAATATTGAGAAGAAAAGAGCGATTTGCGAGGCTGTTTTAAAACACACAAAAGATATCAATCTTATAGTAAAAGTTGCTACGCTTGAAGATAAAGAGAATCTTCAAGATTTGGATATTACTTCTATTGTTGATACCAAAGTCGAAGTTGGACGGTTACTTGTAGAAAAAATGAGCACATGTAATATGAAGTACTAA
- a CDS encoding sugar MFS transporter: MSKDFKISSTSTILPMTIIGVLFFIFGFLTWLNGSLIPFLKAICDLNEFEALFVTFVFYIAYTVMALPMSFVIEKIGYKNSMALGLAIMAVGSLLFIPAAQRESFTLFLLALFALGSGLTILQTASNPYIVCIGPIESAAMRISIMGLINKGAGVIAPLLFTAFILSGIGSLEDLSAESKEELASKLIVPYIVMALLLSSLIALVKFSKLPELEFEKDEAGEQKKSIFAFPRVVLGAAALFFYVGIEVIAGDTIGLYGQHLGLTNVTSLTSYVMSFMVLGYALGVLLIPKYLSQERALIGSALFGVLFLFGVVASSQSHGISEILWGWSGIRTLPNTVAFVALLGFANALVWPTIWPLALEGLGKYTAQGSALLIMAIAGGAILPLLFGKISHVSGDMQSTYLMGIICYLFILLYALKWHKIKSWDEM, from the coding sequence ATGTCTAAAGACTTTAAAATATCTAGCACTTCTACTATCTTACCTATGACGATAATAGGAGTGCTCTTTTTTATTTTCGGTTTTCTCACATGGCTCAACGGCTCGTTAATTCCGTTTTTAAAGGCTATATGCGATCTTAACGAGTTTGAAGCTCTTTTTGTAACTTTTGTATTCTACATCGCCTATACGGTAATGGCTCTGCCAATGTCTTTCGTGATTGAAAAAATAGGCTACAAAAACTCAATGGCACTCGGCTTGGCAATAATGGCAGTCGGGAGCCTTCTCTTTATACCTGCAGCGCAGAGGGAGAGTTTTACACTTTTTTTGCTAGCTCTTTTTGCACTAGGATCGGGTCTTACCATCTTGCAGACTGCTTCAAACCCTTATATAGTCTGCATAGGACCCATTGAGAGTGCGGCGATGCGTATAAGCATCATGGGGCTTATAAACAAGGGGGCGGGAGTTATTGCGCCTCTTCTCTTTACCGCATTTATACTCTCAGGCATCGGCTCTTTGGAGGATCTATCCGCGGAGTCAAAAGAGGAGCTTGCTTCAAAACTTATAGTTCCTTACATCGTTATGGCGCTATTGCTTAGTTCTCTCATCGCTCTTGTAAAGTTTTCCAAACTTCCCGAACTTGAGTTTGAAAAAGATGAAGCAGGAGAACAAAAGAAGAGTATCTTTGCATTCCCGCGCGTGGTTTTAGGTGCAGCCGCACTCTTTTTCTATGTCGGCATAGAGGTAATAGCAGGCGATACCATCGGTCTTTACGGTCAGCATTTAGGTTTGACAAATGTTACTTCCCTGACCTCTTATGTAATGTCTTTTATGGTGCTTGGATATGCACTCGGCGTCCTGCTTATACCGAAATATCTCTCACAGGAGCGCGCGCTTATAGGCTCTGCACTTTTTGGGGTACTTTTTTTGTTTGGAGTAGTTGCTTCATCTCAAAGTCATGGAATTTCAGAGATTTTGTGGGGATGGAGCGGTATTAGAACTCTTCCAAATACGGTAGCATTTGTAGCACTCTTAGGATTTGCAAACGCACTTGTTTGGCCGACGATCTGGCCGCTAGCACTGGAGGGATTGGGAAAATATACAGCACAGGGAAGCGCACTGTTGATTATGGCTATAGCGGGCGGCGCGATTCTTCCGCTTCTCTTTGGAAAGATCTCGCATGTTAGCGGAGATATGCAGTCAACATATCTTATGGGGATAATCTGTTATCTCTTTATACTCCTCTACGCTCTCAAATGGCATAAGATAAAGTCTTGGGATGAGATGTGA
- a CDS encoding lytic murein transglycosylase: MLKIFFILSLTTLLFAKYDNCEFKNKNYADICNKVVKDGVSYEYANQFLLSYFKTQKFDEISYKYLQPKYIKIHRKNEKKANNTLVKYIPDMVKHLKKYTEVYDYTEKKYGVNREIIAAILIKETRLGKIKPKHDAFIVFNTLVVRTIPNTPREKWLLNMGKSNMASIITHCYKKGITPEECNLPSSYAGAVGIPQFMPNNFIYTEGYKTEIADLTKMEDAIVSASKFLNKKADFKKLIDWNKIPNIIELESQWYDFEFENENASFVYAKNKNGVKKYQCFACDKAELDYLREYIKKIMRYNNSSNYAIGVMRLAYEAKMGLSK, encoded by the coding sequence ATGTTAAAAATATTTTTTATACTTTCACTTACTACACTGCTTTTTGCAAAATATGATAACTGCGAATTTAAAAACAAAAATTATGCAGATATCTGTAATAAAGTAGTAAAAGATGGCGTTTCATATGAATATGCAAATCAATTTTTACTCTCTTACTTTAAAACACAAAAATTTGATGAGATAAGCTACAAATATCTTCAGCCAAAGTATATAAAAATTCATAGAAAAAATGAGAAAAAAGCCAATAATACTCTTGTTAAATATATCCCTGACATGGTGAAACATCTTAAAAAATACACTGAAGTATATGATTATACTGAGAAAAAATATGGTGTAAATCGTGAAATAATCGCCGCTATTTTAATCAAAGAGACAAGACTTGGCAAAATTAAACCTAAACATGACGCATTTATTGTCTTTAACACTTTGGTAGTTAGAACAATACCAAATACGCCCAGAGAGAAGTGGCTTTTAAATATGGGAAAAAGCAATATGGCATCAATAATAACTCATTGCTATAAAAAAGGGATAACTCCCGAGGAGTGCAATCTACCAAGTTCTTATGCCGGAGCTGTGGGAATACCGCAATTTATGCCAAATAATTTTATCTATACAGAGGGTTATAAAACAGAGATAGCAGATCTTACAAAAATGGAAGATGCCATTGTATCTGCGAGCAAATTTTTAAATAAAAAAGCTGATTTTAAAAAGTTAATTGATTGGAATAAAATTCCAAATATAATAGAACTTGAGTCACAGTGGTATGATTTTGAATTTGAAAATGAAAATGCATCTTTTGTCTACGCAAAAAATAAAAATGGTGTTAAAAAGTACCAATGTTTTGCCTGTGACAAAGCAGAACTTGACTACCTAAGAGAATATATAAAAAAAATTATGCGCTACAACAACTCTTCAAACTACGCCATTGGAGTTATGCGCTTGGCATATGAAGCAAAAATGGGACTTAGCAAATAA
- a CDS encoding HAD-IIB family hydrolase → MKNAYITDLDHTFLRTDLSVSSFTKEIWNSFGADSVLSIATARTYKKTAQFLRDVDVNAPMILLDGALIATMDKKIIGTKFINRELGDAIIDEGAKFGIYPFVLSLADKNLSEAFSYSTTLNAYQTKILKNYKKDDHHHQARDLRAMDDNFKIVYFGEEEILRRLALHLRAVFGDIIKYILAPEAYAGCYFLTLLHKDADKSHGIRSVSEAIGFDLKKLSVFGDNFNDIGMFELAGTSIAVANAQEGVKKAAKIVLPHTNDEDGVANYLKSLKNV, encoded by the coding sequence ATGAAAAATGCCTATATTACAGATCTGGATCATACTTTTTTGCGAACAGATCTCTCTGTGAGCTCCTTTACAAAAGAGATATGGAACAGTTTTGGGGCTGACTCTGTTCTTAGCATAGCAACGGCAAGAACATATAAAAAGACGGCACAGTTCTTAAGGGATGTAGATGTTAATGCTCCGATGATACTGCTTGATGGTGCATTGATAGCGACGATGGATAAAAAGATAATTGGTACGAAGTTCATAAACAGAGAGCTCGGGGATGCCATCATAGATGAGGGTGCAAAGTTCGGTATCTACCCTTTTGTTCTCTCTTTGGCTGATAAAAATCTAAGCGAAGCCTTCTCCTACTCTACGACTTTAAATGCCTATCAAACAAAGATACTAAAAAACTATAAAAAAGATGACCATCATCACCAAGCTAGAGATCTTCGCGCAATGGATGATAATTTTAAGATAGTCTATTTTGGCGAGGAGGAGATTCTGAGAAGATTAGCGTTGCATTTAAGAGCTGTTTTTGGGGATATAATAAAGTATATTTTGGCTCCCGAAGCCTATGCGGGCTGCTACTTTTTGACGCTGCTTCACAAAGATGCGGACAAATCCCACGGCATAAGAAGTGTGAGCGAAGCAATCGGTTTTGATTTAAAAAAGCTGAGTGTTTTTGGAGATAACTTCAATGATATTGGAATGTTCGAACTGGCAGGAACATCAATAGCCGTAGCCAATGCGCAAGAGGGAGTAAAAAAGGCAGCAAAAATAGTTCTGCCACACACAAATGATGAAGACGGCGTTGCAAACTATCTTAAGAGTCTCAAAAATGTCTAA